A single region of the Silene latifolia isolate original U9 population chromosome 8, ASM4854445v1, whole genome shotgun sequence genome encodes:
- the LOC141593970 gene encoding uncharacterized protein LOC141593970 — protein sequence MEKRVFKLVYGMLIALLLVTILQATACSDDEPDCRGCLVKRMKYDCPSCVPRLRCMAKCLWNGKSRVSCIKKCDCNKGYPRMSDCKNCMAKCRCSCTS from the coding sequence ATGGAGAAGAGGGTATTCAAGTTAGTCTACGGCATGTTAATCGCGCTACTCCTGGTAACTATCCTGCAAGCAACAGCATGCTCCGATGATGAACCCGACTGCAGAGGATGCCTTGTGAAGAGAATGAAGTACGATTGCCCGTCCTGCGTTCCAAGACTCCGGTGCATGGCTAAGTGCCTATGGAATGGTAAGTCAAGGGTCAGCTGCATCAAGAAGTGTGACTGTAATAAGGGTTACCCTAGAATGTCTGACTGTAAGAACTGCATGGCTAAGTGCAGGTGCAGCTGTACTTCCTAG